In the genome of Chloroflexota bacterium, the window AGCGGCTCTACGGGTTCTGCACGCTGCGCATCGTGCGGCGGGGTCGCCACACGCTCGGTTGGCGGGAGGGCATCGCGGCGCGGCTCGGCGGCGTCGCGGCGCGGCTCGGCGGCATGCGCGCGCGGCTCGGTTGGGGCGGCGATGCCCCGGCCCGCCCCCCGCACGACGCCATCGCCTACCTGGACGATCTCTATGTCGCCCCGGAGGCCCGGCGGCGCGGAGCAGCGCTGCCGCTGCTCCGGGCGGCCTTCGACTGGGCACGGGGCCAGGGGCTCTCGGTGATGGAGGGCGCGACCTGGGCAGACAACCACGCGATGTTGCGCGTCGCCGAGCACCTCGACATCAAGGTGACGCGCGTGCTGCTGCACAAGGAACTCTAGAAGTCCGGCCGGAAAGGGGACTACCGGAGAGGTAGGCC includes:
- a CDS encoding GNAT family N-acetyltransferase → MSSTIERPPGLGVGLGIRRATMADLDALARLHLCYQQEILAFLVDRPPPSHAASRRTVAHALTRPTGAVLVTADGQRLYGFCTLRIVRRGRHTLGWREGIAARLGGVAARLGGMRARLGWGGDAPARPPHDAIAYLDDLYVAPEARRRGAALPLLRAAFDWARGQGLSVMEGATWADNHAMLRVAEHLDIKVTRVLLHKEL